From the genome of Nicotiana sylvestris chromosome 2, ASM39365v2, whole genome shotgun sequence, one region includes:
- the LOC104243704 gene encoding protein WHAT'S THIS FACTOR 9, mitochondrial produces MLRRVEEGCIVSILNYHQKRTLVNVKLKWVKDSVLDSVVAGGRELKAGSTLVSIIASQSSSGLPIYHLTTKRGQLGLPHELKVSTFLRRYPNIFEEFSCCDSAGTPVPWFKLTPETLEFHHEEVTVLCECSTDIVSRLRKLLMMTKERMLPLQTVDQLKWDLGLPHDCGSSLVIKHPELFNLVDLPDGRVGLKLLAWDHKLAVSHLEANSTRGNGTLMFPIGFTRGFGLKRKCMEWLEEWQKLPYTSPYVDASHLDPRTDVSEKRIVGVFHELLHLTLQKKIERRNVSNLRKPFALPQKFTKVFERHPGIFYISMKGDTQTVVLREAYNRNQLIEKHPLVHIREKFANMMKQGFLDRSRGLYRDTNQGAEEESLTSSFVG; encoded by the coding sequence ATGCTGAGGAGGGTAGAAGAAGGTTGCATTGTCTCGATATTGAATTACCATCAGAAGCGTACTCTTGTGAATGTAAAGCTAAAATGGGTTAAAGATAGTGTCTTGGACAGTGTAGTAGCTGGAGGCAGAGAACTGAAGGCGGGATCTACACTAGTTTCCATCATTGCCTCACAATCCAGTTCTGGTCTTCCTATTTACCATCTCACAACCAAGCGTGGGCAGCTTGGGCTCCCTCATGAATTGAAAGTCTCCACTTTCCTTAGGCGATACCCAAATATTTTTGAGGAATTTTCTTGTTGTGATAGTGCTGGCACTCCTGTTCCGTGGTTCAAATTAACTCCTGAAACCCTagagtttcatcatgaagaagtTACTGTTCTCTGCGAGTGCAGCACGGATATTGTTAGTAGGCTGAGAAAGCTTTTGATGATGACCAAGGAGAGGATGCTTCCTCTTCAGACAGTTGATCAACTAAAATGGGATTTAGGCTTGCCACATGATTGTGGTAGTTCATTGGTTATAAAACACCCTGAGCTGTTTAATTTGGTGGACCTTCCCGATGGTCGTGTTGGTCTTAAGCTTTTAGCATGGGATCACAAATTAGCTGTTTCCCATTTGGAGGCAAATTCTACAAGGGGAAATGGGACCTTGATGTTTCCTATTGGATTCACCCGGGGTTTCGGGTTAAAGAGAAAATGCATGGAATGGTTGGAGGAATGGCAAAAGCTGCCTTATACTTCTCCTTATGTGGATGCCTCTCATTTGGACCCAAGGACAGATGTGTCAGAGAAGAGGATTGTTGGAGTGTTTCATGAGCTTTTGCACCTCACCTTACAAAAGAAAATAGAGAGGAGAAACGTTAGCAATCTCCGCAAGCCATTTGCATTGCCTCAGAAGTTCACAAAGGTCTTTGAGCGGCATCCTGGGATTTTTTACATTTCTATGAAGGGTGACACTCAGACTGTCGTCCTTAGAGAGGCTTATAATCGCAATCAACTGATTGAGAAGCATCCCCTTGTTCACATAAGGGAGAAATTTGCGAACATGATGAAGCAAGGTTTTCTAGATCGTAGTAGGGGGTTATATAGAGATACTAACCAAGGTGCAGAAGAGGAGTCACTGACAAGTAGTTTTGTTGGTTAA